A region from the Helicoverpa armigera isolate CAAS_96S chromosome 6, ASM3070526v1, whole genome shotgun sequence genome encodes:
- the LOC110373992 gene encoding endonuclease/exonuclease/phosphatase family domain-containing protein 1 isoform X2, with protein MGQSPSSVLGKSGRRSSFRRFVRRSKLNKSNLSHTFSLPPSEDYPELMNVNTATEEQLMTLPGVNRQLAREIVRHRQMIGRFKRVDDLALVSGIGAEKLELLRPEICTNIRKQISRASSRTQSLDSVRIQSESKLCSVNSSSVFQLQCVPGLNQEIAANIVDYRNKKGPFKSLDDLIKVRGMDIVRLSTVKHHLSLEPRKCESVQHLTNGHVNGWNNVESMPNGVSSTPKTPHRKSLSMPTNAKFPITLPNGFATVPVNDILDLLSAYSHRPIVEEVFNYERDGVRCGRIASWNLHQLSVEKITNPGVREVVCRTILENKLSLIAVQDVLEEAALKIICDELNSPVLRRVREWRSNSQRWEYCISERIESRQLGFIYDAVTRGITVEDIDLDQVCLLTEAADARRLVSELTALRSERYIAAPQAFLLCSRPVIVVNIHVKEKLDASDVDSLRSIADLAVASGTQLVFIGEFRTRSNVQTFKTCQSVLNEDIITTVDVKATGQSSILCPGMLDSTNFNGHSGAIKTGLSHLAIPRGWSWGGPASPFCPIWAEIKVPD; from the exons ATGGGGCAAAGTCCGAGCTCCGTGTTGGGCAAGAGCGGCCGGAGGAGCTCGTTCCGGAGGTTCGTGCGGCGGAGTAAACTGAACAAGTCGAATTTGAGTCACACGTTCAGTTTGCCGCCTTCTGAAGACTATCCGGAGCTGATGAACGTGAACACGGCGACGGAGGAGCAGCTGATGACGTTGCCGGGGGTGAACAGGCAGTTAGCGCGCGAAATAGTGCGGCATAGACAAATGATAGGAAGGTTTAAGCGAGTGGACGACCTCGCACTTGTCTCAg GTATAGGAGCTGAAAAGCTAGAATTACTCAGGCCAGAAATATGCACAAATATAAGGAAACAAATATCAAGAGCAAGTTCACGGACACAATCGTTAGACAGTGTGCGGATACAGTCGGAAAGTAAACTGTGCTCGGTAAACTCCTCGAGTGTGTTCCAATTACAATGTGTACCGGGCCTTAACCAAGAAATAGCCGCAAACATCGTAGATTACCGAAACAAAAAAGGTCCGTTCAAATCTTTAGATGATTTAATCAAAGTACGTGGTATGGACATTGTTAGGTTAAGTACAGTTAAGCACCACTTAAGTTTGGAACCAAGAAAGTGTGAGAGTGTACAGCATTTAACGAATGGACACGTGAACGGGTGGAACAATGTTGAGAGTATGCCAAATGGGGTCTCAAGTACACCTAAGACACCGCATAGAAAGAGTTTGTCAATGCCAACAAATGCCAAGTTTCCTATAACATTGCCAAATGGGTTTGCCACTGTCCCAGTGAATGATATCCTGGATTTACTATCAGCATACTCGCATAGGCCTATAGTTGAAGAAGTGTTCAATTACGAGCGAGATGGAGTGAGATGTGGCCGTATTGCCTCGTGGAACCTTCATCAGCTCAGTGTGGAGAAGATCACAAACCCTGGAGTCAGAGAGGTCGTTTGCAGGACTATTTTGGaaaataa GTTATCACTAATAGCCGTGCAAGATGTGTTAGAGGAGGCTGCGTTGAAGATCATTTGTGACGAACTAAACTCGCCGGTACTGAGGAGAGTGAGAGAGTGGAGGAGTAACAGTCAACGGTGGGAGTACTGCATATCCGAACGAATAGAAAG CCGCCAACTAGGCTTCATATACGACGCGGTGACGCGCGGCATCACGGTGGAAGACATAGACCTGGACCAGGTCTGTCTTCTGACAGAGGCGGCCGATGCTCGGCGTCTCGTCAGCGAACTGACGGCGTTGCGAAGCGAACGGTACATTGCGGCGCCACAAG CGTTCCTGCTATGTAGTCGACCTGTCATCGTGGTGAACATACACGTCAAGGAGAAGCTGGACGCCAGTGACGTCGACAGCCTCAGGAGTATAGCGGACCTGGCGGTGGCCAGCGGCACCCAGCTCGTGTTTATAGGAGAGTTTCGGACCAGGAGTAATGTGCAGA CTTTCAAGACCTGCCAATCCGTGCTGAACGAAGACATAATTACCACAGTGGACGTCAAAGCTACAGGCCAGAGCAGCATCCTATGTCCTGGCATGCTGGACAGCACCAATTTCAACGGACACTCCGGTGCCATCAAGACAGGATTGAGCCATCTAGCCATACCCCGAGGTTGGTCCTGGGGCGGCCCCGCGTCCCCATTCTGCCCAATCTGGGCCGAAATCAAGGTCCCAgattga
- the LOC110373992 gene encoding endonuclease/exonuclease/phosphatase family domain-containing protein 1 isoform X1, translated as MAANEMGQSPSSVLGKSGRRSSFRRFVRRSKLNKSNLSHTFSLPPSEDYPELMNVNTATEEQLMTLPGVNRQLAREIVRHRQMIGRFKRVDDLALVSGIGAEKLELLRPEICTNIRKQISRASSRTQSLDSVRIQSESKLCSVNSSSVFQLQCVPGLNQEIAANIVDYRNKKGPFKSLDDLIKVRGMDIVRLSTVKHHLSLEPRKCESVQHLTNGHVNGWNNVESMPNGVSSTPKTPHRKSLSMPTNAKFPITLPNGFATVPVNDILDLLSAYSHRPIVEEVFNYERDGVRCGRIASWNLHQLSVEKITNPGVREVVCRTILENKLSLIAVQDVLEEAALKIICDELNSPVLRRVREWRSNSQRWEYCISERIESRQLGFIYDAVTRGITVEDIDLDQVCLLTEAADARRLVSELTALRSERYIAAPQAFLLCSRPVIVVNIHVKEKLDASDVDSLRSIADLAVASGTQLVFIGEFRTRSNVQTFKTCQSVLNEDIITTVDVKATGQSSILCPGMLDSTNFNGHSGAIKTGLSHLAIPRGWSWGGPASPFCPIWAEIKVPD; from the exons A TGGCGGCCAACGAAATGGGGCAAAGTCCGAGCTCCGTGTTGGGCAAGAGCGGCCGGAGGAGCTCGTTCCGGAGGTTCGTGCGGCGGAGTAAACTGAACAAGTCGAATTTGAGTCACACGTTCAGTTTGCCGCCTTCTGAAGACTATCCGGAGCTGATGAACGTGAACACGGCGACGGAGGAGCAGCTGATGACGTTGCCGGGGGTGAACAGGCAGTTAGCGCGCGAAATAGTGCGGCATAGACAAATGATAGGAAGGTTTAAGCGAGTGGACGACCTCGCACTTGTCTCAg GTATAGGAGCTGAAAAGCTAGAATTACTCAGGCCAGAAATATGCACAAATATAAGGAAACAAATATCAAGAGCAAGTTCACGGACACAATCGTTAGACAGTGTGCGGATACAGTCGGAAAGTAAACTGTGCTCGGTAAACTCCTCGAGTGTGTTCCAATTACAATGTGTACCGGGCCTTAACCAAGAAATAGCCGCAAACATCGTAGATTACCGAAACAAAAAAGGTCCGTTCAAATCTTTAGATGATTTAATCAAAGTACGTGGTATGGACATTGTTAGGTTAAGTACAGTTAAGCACCACTTAAGTTTGGAACCAAGAAAGTGTGAGAGTGTACAGCATTTAACGAATGGACACGTGAACGGGTGGAACAATGTTGAGAGTATGCCAAATGGGGTCTCAAGTACACCTAAGACACCGCATAGAAAGAGTTTGTCAATGCCAACAAATGCCAAGTTTCCTATAACATTGCCAAATGGGTTTGCCACTGTCCCAGTGAATGATATCCTGGATTTACTATCAGCATACTCGCATAGGCCTATAGTTGAAGAAGTGTTCAATTACGAGCGAGATGGAGTGAGATGTGGCCGTATTGCCTCGTGGAACCTTCATCAGCTCAGTGTGGAGAAGATCACAAACCCTGGAGTCAGAGAGGTCGTTTGCAGGACTATTTTGGaaaataa GTTATCACTAATAGCCGTGCAAGATGTGTTAGAGGAGGCTGCGTTGAAGATCATTTGTGACGAACTAAACTCGCCGGTACTGAGGAGAGTGAGAGAGTGGAGGAGTAACAGTCAACGGTGGGAGTACTGCATATCCGAACGAATAGAAAG CCGCCAACTAGGCTTCATATACGACGCGGTGACGCGCGGCATCACGGTGGAAGACATAGACCTGGACCAGGTCTGTCTTCTGACAGAGGCGGCCGATGCTCGGCGTCTCGTCAGCGAACTGACGGCGTTGCGAAGCGAACGGTACATTGCGGCGCCACAAG CGTTCCTGCTATGTAGTCGACCTGTCATCGTGGTGAACATACACGTCAAGGAGAAGCTGGACGCCAGTGACGTCGACAGCCTCAGGAGTATAGCGGACCTGGCGGTGGCCAGCGGCACCCAGCTCGTGTTTATAGGAGAGTTTCGGACCAGGAGTAATGTGCAGA CTTTCAAGACCTGCCAATCCGTGCTGAACGAAGACATAATTACCACAGTGGACGTCAAAGCTACAGGCCAGAGCAGCATCCTATGTCCTGGCATGCTGGACAGCACCAATTTCAACGGACACTCCGGTGCCATCAAGACAGGATTGAGCCATCTAGCCATACCCCGAGGTTGGTCCTGGGGCGGCCCCGCGTCCCCATTCTGCCCAATCTGGGCCGAAATCAAGGTCCCAgattga